GATTACATACGTATATATGTGCTACGGGATACACTTCTTGCTGAATATCGTCACAAATAAAGCACCAATACCACAGGCTGTGCTAATCCGTGCCATACAGCCTACTGATGGTATAGAAACGATGCTAAAAAGACGCAACAAGGAAAAACTCGATAGGTCTGTGGCAGGAGGTCCTGGTGCGCTGTCGCAGGCGCTGGGCATCACGCGCTCCCACGACGCCCTCCCTCTGCAAGGTCTGATAATATATATTGAGGAGGGAGAGCATGTCGACGACATCGTCGCCACGCCACGCGTTGGTGTTGGTTATGCCGGCGATGATGCTTTTTTGCCGTGGAGGTTTAGAACCCGTGATTGCGACCTAATCTTTGATTAAGCACTACAGATGGAGGTGATATTTTATGTATTTTGACAAGAGCATGTCTTAAGACATGGTCGAGGAAAAATACATGAAAGATTGCCTTCAGCTGTAGATGATTGGTCGAAGATTAAGTGGCAATCATGGGTGAAATACAAAATAATTGCTGGACAAGTCCCGCGAAATAAGCGATAATTTGTCAAAAAGTTAAGGTTAAACCCATGAAAGAAAAAAGTGTTAAGTCTGGTTCTATTTTCCATACTCTGAAGAAGCATCTCGGTACTGGGCTTGTAATTTTATGTCCTCTTATCATCACGGCTCTTGTAATGAATTTCTTGATAAACCTCCTAACCAAGCCTTTTACTGGCTTCGTCAAAGATTTTTTTATTGAGCACGGCCTTCAAAACATCTCGTTTTATTTTCTTGGTGGCAAGCAGATCGTCCATATCACCAGCCAGGTTCTTATCATAATATCTCTTATTGTCGGCACAATATTCTTGGGGATAATAGCACGTTGGTTTTTTATCAAGTCATTGATACGCTTCGGCGACAAATTCCTCCATAAGATACCTTTTATCAACAAACTCTATAAAACTTCGCAAGATATCGTCAAAACGGTGGCAAGCTCGGACTTCAAGTCTTTCGAACAGGTAGTCATGGTACCATACCCCAACGAAAAGACTTTCTGCATAGGGTTTATCACACGCAAAGCCCCTGCCGTCTGCAACAATTCCGTAGGGAACCCTCTTATGGCGGTATTCATCCCTACGACGCCAAACCCAACATCAGGGTTCTTGCTTATGTATCGCGAAGAAGAGATTATCTTCCTCGATATGTCTATCGAAGACGGCATAAAGTTCATAATATCCTGCGGGGTTATACACCCGGAAATCAATGTTCAATAATCAATGATCAATGATCATTGAAAAGTGTTGCTGTTTTATTCGGCTATGATGTATGATGGGTTACATTATTTTCGGGAGGAATACGATAATGACAAGAATGGGAAAAAAAGAAGAGCGTCGCAACCAATATCCTCATAAGAGGAAAGCTCCTTCGGTAAAGACCGGCTCTAAAAAAGACAATCTTCCTTTAGGATATAAAGAAAGATCCAACGCCCTTGAAGGCGACATAGCAAAAGAAGCTTTCATAGCAAAAATTAAATAAATAATTTAGGTACTATA
Above is a genomic segment from Waddliaceae bacterium containing:
- a CDS encoding DUF502 domain-containing protein produces the protein MKKHLGTGLVILCPLIITALVMNFLINLLTKPFTGFVKDFFIEHGLQNISFYFLGGKQIVHITSQVLIIISLIVGTIFLGIIARWFFIKSLIRFGDKFLHKIPFINKLYKTSQDIVKTVASSDFKSFEQVVMVPYPNEKTFCIGFITRKAPAVCNNSVGNPLMAVFIPTTPNPTSGFLLMYREEEIIFLDMSIEDGIKFIISCGVIHPEINVQ
- a CDS encoding DNA-3-methyladenine glycosylase: MTLPKEYYQGDDVVAISKDLLGKKLFTNIDGNITGGIIVETEAYAGIDDKASHSYGGKRTKRNESMFLDGGITYVYMCYGIHFLLNIVTNKAPIPQAVLIRAIQPTDGIETMLKRRNKEKLDRSVAGGPGALSQALGITRSHDALPLQGLIIYIEEGEHVDDIVATPRVGVGYAGDDAFLPWRFRTRDCDLIFD